The nucleotide window TGTCATCGCACTGGGTGACATGGTCGACCACATGCCAATACTCAACATGAAAGGAGTCAACTCGTTGATCTGGGCGAACTGGCCCGGTCAGGACGGCGGAACAGCTGTCATGCAGGTCATCACCGGTGAACACGCGATTGCTGGACGTCTACCAATTACCCAGTACCCCGCCAAGTACACCCAATTGTCCATGTTGGACATGAATCTGCGCCCTGGTGGTAACAACCCCGGCCGAACCTACCGTTGGTACAACGAATCCGTTCAGCCATTTGGTTTTGGTCTGCACTACACCAAGTTTGCGGCCAAATTCGGCAGTAATTCAAGTCTCACCGTGAACATTCAGGATATCATGAAGTCCTGCACCAAAGATCACCCAGACCTGTGCGATGTGCCTCCGATTGAGGTCGCGGTGACGAACAAGGGTAATAGGACCTCTGACTTTATCGCATTGGCGTTCATCAAGGGCGAGGTTGGGCCTAAGCCTTACCCTCTGAAGACATTGGTATCATATGCCAGATTGAGAGATATTTCGGGTAGCCAGACTAAAACGGCATCACTCGCGCTCACGCTTGGTACTTTGTCAAGGGTTGATCAGTCGGGTAATTTGGTTGCTTACCCGGGAGAGTATACGCTGCTTCTTGATGAGCCCACTCAGGCAGAGTTGAAGCTTACGATTACGGGTGAAGAGACAGTCCTGGATCATTGGCCTCAGCCGCCAGCTTCCAAGTGAGCTGGAAAGAAGTTGGTAGTGGGATTGAGTAGCAATCACCTTATATGAGACAGTTACAATTGCTGAGAGACCTCCATGCTTGCGTTGATATTTGTGATGCCGACCGTGAACCAACTTCTAAATTTAGTCGCAATTGTTGTGCGTAGATCGAGTACATGCGGAGACTCTCCGATACGACTAAACTCTCATATGTTCCTATTACGGAATGCCTTCCGCCGTGCCGCCAATGGCTTCCCCCGAGACCCCGGCATCCCCCCGACCTTCCCCTCACCAAGCCCCAGGAAATCATCTCAACTACATGACATCCTGGCAAGGGCCATTCGTATCATTGTCGATCACTGCTTCAAGTTGCTGCAAAACATTAAACGGTGGCATACCAGAGGTGGGACCCAATGTTTGCGAACAATTTCTCCGTCGTTTCTGCATGCGTTTTTACCTTTGCACGAGGGGTTGATGCCCACTGCTGCATGGCATCATGACGTGGGCGCTGTATGACATTATCCAACGTCGATGAAAGTGGCCACCGGGTATTAAACCTTAGAATCGTTAGATGGATTATAAAATTGGTGAATACGTAAAGTGAACGCCATCATCACACAATATCATCAAACCAAAATGACAAGCACACTCTTATTCGTTGTGCCATTGGTACTTCAAGTCGCAGCAAAGTCTACTCGTTCTCCCACCCCACCGATGGGATGGAATTCTTACAATACTTGGAACTGCCAGCCCACTGAAGACAAGATCAAAACAAGTGCCAATGGCCTCATCGAGCTCGGATTTAAGGATGTTGGCTATGACTTCGTAACCATCGATTGTGGTTGGAACTTACGAGAACGGGATGCCGCTGGGCAACTTCAATGGAACACGACTCGTTTTCCGTCTGGTGGCAAGGCGCTTGGCGACTACCTTCACGGTCTGGGCCTAGGTTTTGGTCTCTATTCAGGGGCTGGGTACCTACAATGCGGCGATGATGATTTACCTGCGAGTTTGGGTTACGAAAAGATAGATGCAGAGAGTATTGCTGGGTGGGGTGGGGACAGTCTAAAGTATATCCAGTCAGCAGCGTCTAAAACTAGAGAAAGCTTACATACTCTAGGTACGACAACTGCTATTCCACCTCCAACACTACTTTAGTAGACTCTAGTTCTCCAGAGTCTCAGTCACCGGCCCGCTTTCAACGTATGGCAGAAGAGCTTGATGCGGTAGACCGGGATATTCGATACTACGTGTGCCAGTGGGGAATTGGCACTGATGTTGGAGAGTGGGCAGCCAAGATAGGTAACACCTGGAGGATCAGCAACGACATCTACGGTAAATGGCGCAGCATTTGGCGCATCACGAACCAAGTGGTACCATACTTCCGCCACACTACCACAGGTGCCTTTGCGGATATGGACATGTTAATGTAAGCATGTTGTCCTCCTTTCGTGTTATTTGCTGACAAATGTAGCGTTGGCCTCAACTCACTCTCAGAAGAGGAAGAGCGGTTCCACTTTGGCATGTGGGCTATCAACAAGTCACCTCTTATCATGGGCGCAGCTCTGGACCCATCGCGTTTGAAGAATTCTTCAGTGGAAATTATGCTCAACAAAGAAATCATCGCCATCAACCAAGATTCACTTGCAAAGCAAGCGCAATTGATTCGCCGCGACACGGAAGGCGAATGGGACATTTGGATGGGCGAGCTCTCCGGTTCAAGACAGGTTCTGGGTGTCGCAAACTGGAGGAACGACTCCCAGACAGTGAACGTTGACCTCAAGTCACTCGGTATCGCTTCAGCTTCTGCGCGCGACGTCTGGGCTGCGAAAGATGCCGGTACTGTTTCTGGCTCACAAACATTGAATCTGGCAGGCCACGAACTGAGGATCTGGGTACTGTCCGATATTGTCGCTGCTACTGCACCCAATGCTGGGGCTTACTACTCTGCCGCCAATGCTACACTGTCTGGATCGGCGCAAGTAGTAAAATGCGCAGCTGGATCGTGCCTGCCCACTGCTTACAAAGTCGGAAATATCCTCAACGCTGGTTCAGCCGTAATTTTCGCCAATGTCAGCGCTGAAACTGCTGGCAAGAAGCTCTTGAGCGTTGACTTCATCAACTACGACTACGCGTTCACTACCTCTTGGGGCCTCGGTGACAATATACGGAACATGACAGTAGCAGTCAACGGCAACCAGGCGAAGAGGTGGGCGTTCCCTCTTTCTGGTGGAGACTGGCAGGAGAGTCTGGGTCTCCACATTGAGGTCGATGGTTTCGTAAAAGGTTCAGGTAACACGGTTGAGTTGAGGGGTTTCAAAAACGGCACTGCACCCGACCTCGTTGGCTTCGCGGTCCTTGAGTAGTTGATAGACTCGGTTGTGATGTAGCAATGGAGCAAAGTTGTATTCCTAGCGACCCGTATTTGTGCCATATCTACGTGAGGCCTATATTTTTCAATTCTCCCGAAGCAAATGTTTCGATATTGTGGGCAGTCGAGAGGTAAACGCATCTTAGAAGGAACCCGCGTCAGGGAACCCTGCATGTGATATATCTTGCACCTGCCGTTGTGGCCCAACCTTCAGTTACCAACGTCCCTCACTTAACTTTCTTTGACTTCCCCCGAACAGCGTAGAGTTATGGTCGAAAGATTATATACTGTTGCGCTGGTGTTGTTTCCGCGGCGACTGTGTCGTGGGTTAAATAAAACCAACCTGGTGAGCGGTTGCTTAGGTGATGCGTACGTATGCCGAGGCAGGGAAGAGTTCTTTTGCAAGGTCATATGAGTTGCACTAGGGACCTAGGTGTGTTTTTGAGTAAGTAGGTAGGATGGAGGGTTACTTGGAATAGAGACGTGAGTATTTTATGTTTGGTACTCGGTATAAGGTACGTAGCATTTGGAGGAGTTGGACTGGAATATGCTTATTCATGCCGTAACATTACAGATTAGTGTATTAAAAACTAAAGTTACAAGTAGTAAAAGGCTATATCGTGATGCTCAGCCGTTAAAAATCCCCAAACATGATCCTACTCAAACCCCAGGCTAGGTATCGCTCGAAATAGGTCGCGAATCGCCTGAAGTTCCTCTTGGTTTCACTGAAGAAAACAACCCCGTAATTCCCAACACATGTCCGCCGTGCGCAACTAAACTCTTCTTCCCCACGAACATGTTAGCGACAGTGGAAAGTGTGAAACAGACAAGCGACGCAACAAGATTCCAGAATTGAACTTACAGATGTTGTTGCTTCAGTTGAATTAGTAGAGGCTGGCCGGCATCTAGTTATTCGGGAGCAACCTCGGGTGTAAGGATTTGCCTGAGTGCTACCGTAACAGTTGTATCTTGATGCACCTCGCACAGAGCAGGGAACCGTGCCCCTCCACATAGCCCCGTAGTGTATAACTCCAGAATTAACCGTAGATTGACCAAGATTGCCACCTGTATCACCACTATCATCTGTAGCACCAGAGTCTTGTGGAGCTCGTTGAACGATAGCTGGGTCGAGAACCCGATAATATCTGGGAGACGCGGTAGCTAGAGAGGCGAGGAGCATAAAACTGAAGGCGATGGAGAACTTCATTGTTGCGAGGTTCAAAATTTGAGAACGTAGATGTGCTGTATAGACAAATGTCTTGTGTAACTGAGTTGGATAAACGAGCGTGTTGTATGGAAAGAGTGTGTGGTGTTGAACGAGTGTGTGGTACTCAAAGAGTGTGGTGAGAGAGGGAACGTGTTGCGAGCTCTAAGACCTGAGAAAGGGAATCATTCGTGAATTTAAGTGTTCTGGAAAAGAGCACGTGATGGGCGGTTCCCCCATGCGAGACACAAAGCTCGATTTTTCCGGGTAAGATTGGAACACACTAATTACGGTCTGAACGTCCGAAATGCTTGGGAAAGCTACGAACATGTACCCCCAAGCCCGCTGGTGGAGAAACTTACGTGGTTTCCAAGCTATTTAGAGCGTCCTCCTGGCTGGAAATCCATACTAGCGTCAGttgtcagctcgctcaagcttGTTCGTAGGGCTGCTGTCCCCGCTAAAGCCTTGCAACCCCAGCCTACGTCTGAATTGCTAATGCCAAGTTCATAACCCCCAACTGGCTGATATCACATTGGAGAACGCATGTGGGCGCACGAACAGGGGAGGGATTGTAGTATAATTTCCGCAAGGATCTAGCTCTGTGTAAGATCATACCATGCGGCATGTCTACGACCTTGGTAAAAATTGGCAGTACAGGTTCACtatcagactccgcaacaatcaatcggatcggcatgattgattcctatctaggttaaaggctgcctaatgaagtaattctttaacctatataggaatcaatcatgtcaatcgattgattgttgcggagtctgttCACTATGCTCGGTCCAATAACTGTTGCGGCAATACTCGCACACACTCCCGAGGTTAGCGAGAGATCTTTCACTCTACGGTTAACCGGCTTCTGAATATACTGTTTCTACAACACGTACAATGACCGAATATTTCCATACATGTGAGGCCTAAAACTCAATCGAATGGCTCTTTATCAGTACGCCCATGCATCAAGACACAAACAACAGATAAGGTTGACATAAAAGTTACAGCCACGACACCAAGCATATACGGGATCGATAAAAGGAGATCAAGCATATACGGGGGGTAAATCAAGAGATACCAAGCGGGTATGGTGTGATTCTCAAGGCAATCTCTGCTGATGCCATAATAAGCCTCGGTGGTATTTGCGACTGCACTTTGAGAGGAAGCTATGGGCGATGAAAAACTTTGCTGTGCTGACCAATAGTAAACCCATCCTGGAACTATAATTCCCGTAACTCCTGGGCCCAGCAAACGCCGAACAGAAAGCGATGAAAACTTAAGAGCACTTTTTGCTGCATGCCTTGCTCGTCTCGTGGCATTACGGATACCCTCCTATGTTGTGAAAAGCTACTCAAGTATATCTATGAAGTTACTCAAGGACACGTTCAATCTGGATCCACTGCGAGATACCCAGCCTATGGCACAACAAATAAAGTTCAGAAGCTCACCCAGGGGGTCAACCATCCCAGAAAAAGGCGAGATATCTTCAAGTAACATTCATGACTAATTCCCGTCCTGATCTCTCGGGTATCTCCACTTTTTTCCCTCGGTAGTCCGGGAGATGTCAAAAAAGGGTGTCTTTGCGTGGCACCAAAAAATAAAGTTGCATGTGTGAAAAGATCCAGACTCCCAAAAGGCCGTAGGTAAGCACCGAGTTGGTCGGGGATGTCCCGAGATGACATGATATGCTGCGGCTCCGAACGGACCATCAGGTAAGCACTTAAATGAGACTTCGATAATGCCAAGGTCCGGGCCCTGGCGTGTAGTTATCAAAATCATCCCACCGGGACGGATCTGAACATGGGACATTCTTCACCATCTCGCACTCGGGCGGTCTTTGTAGGGATACTGAAAATGGGCTGACTTTAGGTGGTCGTACGCGCACGTGTCTCGGATTCTGTAAGCCCCCCATGAGTATACAACTCGTATTTTGTAAGCCTGCACGGTCTCTCCTTATGCTGTGCAGAATTTCGGTATTCTTCAAGCCCCCACGAGTGGACGACTCATGTTTTGTACGCTTGTACAGTCTCTCCTTATGCTGGGCAGCATGTCGGTATTTTGTAAGCCCGCATCGGCTTTCTACGTATTGGGTAGAATGTCGGAGAAATGTTGTGGATACCGGTGCTTGCGACCAACGCTACGACGGAAGTCTTTCTGCAAGAGCATGTTGAGCGATTTAGGGGTTTTTTGGTTTCAGATGAGCCTTTTGGTCTTGCAGAAGCGCATCTATTTCTGATATGTACAAGCCAGGCGAGGCAAGTGTGAAATAGGCTAGGTAGAAACGAATGTGAAAATGTCCAGTAAAGACTCATCAAAATGACACATTGATGGTTTTCCAGTCTAGAACTCACTCCAAGAACGTGTACCATAGTCTTGTAGAAAAAGGGAAGTGCAAAGTAGCTTAGTACAGATCCCCATCAAAACTCATGTAACACGGCTACTTGTCCAGTTTGCATGTACCTACGCCAAACATGTGTACCAATATGCTACCGGGTGGCACATTATCTGTGCTCGCATCTGCCTGCGCATCTCAATGTGTCTAGAGGAGTCCCATGGTACCGAACACACGGCATAGAAAAGTCTTCCAATAATTGACATCGACGCAGCGAATTTGCGATTGAGGAGAACCAGCAGCCTCATAGAGGACATTCTCTATCTACCGCGTGCAAGCGAGCCATTCCACTCTTCATTCCCACCCACCCTTTAGATCTACCACTCGCTTCTTATTCTTAATTCTATCGCGATTCCCCTCATAATGTACACATATACATCTCCGCTTTTACCAAACAATCACAAAGTAGTACCCGCGCTGCCTTTCCAAGAACAACACTCAATCTTTATAGTCATAAAATCTCAAGGAATCGACGGAAAAAGTGGCGACACTACTACCCCTTCCCGATCCTAGCCAATTTGCTCCATTCATTTACGCCTTTTATTGAACCCATTGAGCTAGCAGAAGCTCATCTTTTTGTTTGAATCTATGTTTTTGTGGTATAGATGGCTTCTTTGTAGAATCTTGGGAATCATAAACGATAGTATACACCAACGTAGACCACCGTTGCTAAGACCCTTTTCGTAGCCGGAGCCTATCTAGTGTCTGAGCTTTTGACGGTCGAGGAGCCCAGGATGCAGTATTATAGTAGAGGAATAGTCTCAATAGTtagaagagaggctgccaaCCTGCAATTagtagagagtagagaaaAAGAAGGCATATTAGTAGTAAATAGTAGTGTTGATACGGCAAAGGTGAGGTTGAATCAAGTAAcggtcgttgcaacgagttgaagtAGATGGTTATGATTGATTAGAGGAGGTGGGCTGCAGCTCGCGTACGAACTGAATCCCACCCCACGGCACGGGCCACGCACGTAGTCACGTGCTCGCCACGTACGTACGGTGGCTCGAAACTAAGAGCAACCAACAAGTAGTATTAAGAATAGTATATAATTATCTATTAAGCTTCTCTACGCGGAGTTATCTTAAAATAATTAACCTTACGCTAATTACCTAACACTAAACACGTAATAAGCTACTATGAATTTTCTAGTGATGAGTTGGGGGGTATCACAAATCCAAAAAGTCCAAACAGGTAACATGCCCCTACCTGGCAAACACAAAAAGCGTAGAAATAAGCTACTATACTATAGTATTTAGATAACGATAGTGTAGGGCTTTTACCAGCAGAGAAGGATATCAAGGGGATTGTGGTTGCAGATGGAAAAGGGGGTTTGATGTGGCTGCTAAAGTTAACAGCGAGGGTAAGAGGAGAGAGAGGGGTATAGGGTGGGTAAGGTGAAATGAGGTAAGGTGGGATTGGATTGGTATGTATAGGTGTGAAGATGATTAAATACTGAGTGATATCATGTAGCTAGACTACGCTTTCTAACCTCGACTACAACTTTAATCTGCATTGCCACAACCTGCCTTACCCCCACACCCCCCGAATATACCCAAACCCCACCCTATTGCCTAATTCCCAAGCAACCCCCCAACCACCTCCGCGACAGCAATCATCTTCTCCTCTTGCAGCCTCCTCCCCCACCAACTGCACCCCAACATGCGCCCCATGATAAACCTCGGGATCATCTGCATCACAAGAATCGTCAGCAATCTACCTTTTACCCCCAAATCCACCCTCAGCCAAGTGGGTCATAAACTTACAATCATCCTGATGCATCTGATCTTGTTCATCAATCGCCTGATACCCAGCCTCCACCTTCTTATCCACACCCTTATCAACCCTCGTTACCGGCACAATAACACTGGTATAATCCAACACATTAACAAACGAAGAATACCCATAATACTTATACCTCTCCCTTCTCGCAGCCGGGAACGGCGCCAACGGTGTAATAACCGCATCTACCGGCCTACCCGTCCCCGTTTGCTGCACCGTGCTGTTCCAGTACTCCATATATTCCTTCTTGAGACGCCGCAGCGCGACGTTGTTAGCTGCGATTTCGCTAGCGGTGAACTCCTTGGTCAGGGAGGCGTAGAAGGATACTTGGGGCGACATGGGTTCGCCGGAAAGCGCAAAGGCGGAGCGGACGTCGGAGCCGCCGTCGTAGATCCAGGAGTTCATGCCTGTGTCTACTAGGGTGCGGTGGGATGGCGGTGTCCAGTCGATGACTTTGTAGCCGGCGGCGCGAACAGCCGCCACAACCTCCTCAATAGCGCGGCGGACGGGTGGAGTGGGGTTTACGACGCCGTCTGTTCTTAGTACACCGAAGCAGAGGGGTTTCAAGGTTTTAATTTCTGCGTCGTGCGAGGGGCGCCAGGGGATTTCGTGGACGAAGGGGTCGTGGTACCAGGGGGGTTTGATCGAGTATGGCTTGCGTGATCAGACGGAGGGAGGCTGCGTTTGTGGCGAGGGGCCCGACGACGGAGAGAATGGTGTTTTGGCCGTCCATGGAGTTTGCCATGCCTTCGTAGGGGAGACGCCCGGTCGAGGGGCGGAGGCCGTAGAGGCCGTTGAAGGCGGCGGGGATGCGGATGGAGCCGCCGATGTCGGTGCCTAGTCCTATGGGTGCTTGGGACTTGTTAGTTTTTTTTCTTGAAgaggtggtggtgttggGGCGAGTATTAGCTGAGTGAGGTTTTGGAACGCTTACATCCTCTAATCCCGATCAGAGCACCCTCGCCACCTGAACTTCCCCCTGCTGTTAGATGTCTGTTCTTGGGGTTTAAAGTGTATCCGATGATGTTGTTTACTGTCTCGCCACTCATCAGTGTATGCGGTACGCTCGTCTTGCAATACAACACCGCGCCTGCATTTCGCAACATCTTCACCATCTCACTTTCGAAAACCTTCTCTTTCCCAGTCCCTTTCTTGCCTTCAAAAGTGCCGATCCAGCCGACGTAGCCCATGGAAGTTTCAACACCCTTGACGTGGAATTGGTCCTTGAGGGAAACGGGTACTCCGTGGAGAGGTCCAATAGTTTTCTTGTGTTGGGCGTAGTAAGCATCAAGGGCTTTGGCGTCTTCGATGGCAGCATCGAAGAAAATTTCATGCAAGCAGTGTAGCTTTTTGATCAGTGTCAGTCTACCAAGTGTACTCAGGGGATACATACCAGTTGGTGTCCTACCGCTGCTCTATGGCAGAATGCTTTCGTTACCTCAACAGCTGACCATTGCCCTTCTGCAACTTTCTTTGCGATGACGTCTGCGCTGCTTTCGGTGATGTCCAGTTCCTTCTTATCAAAGTATTGCTTCACATATTCTGTCACATCCACTTGCTTTTCAATCGACGGCAGCTTATCAAGTCGCCACTCCGCTGGTATCGCAGCTAGAGTAGCCTCGCGCTTCTGAGTAGCAATCTCCTGCCATGATGGTGTTGCCATGTTGCAGTCTTCCAACGTCGATAGTGTTAGGAGAGATGGTGTTGAGTAAATAGGTGCGGGGAACTCAAGGAGCCATCCAAAAGAGGGGCTTGAGAGATAGTAAAGACGGATGCGTCTCCAACATGACGTGGACAGGAATGGGGTGTTTGATAGCTTTAGAGCTACCCCAACGGCTGAGTGGGGTAGCTTTCACTTTGTCGTTGGCTACCTTCCTGATGGGCATAGCTCGAGTCCGGCCGGAGCATTTCAGGAAAACCGGATCCACTGATGACATGTCGAAGCGAACAGGAGGGGTAGGGCTGCACGCGACATTGCTTTTGGACATGGCGGAGATAGTCGGAGGTATCGGTAGCTATGACATTTGCCGATCGCCAACATGATAACAAATGAGATACGATGACGTTTAACTTCACACATGTCCTCATAAAACCATTTTCATAAGCCAACACACAAAAATACAGCATCAATTCTCCCGCACATCCTAGGTATCTAAAAGGTTGAAACCAAAGAAACGAGAAAACGTAAGCAAGAAAAAAAGGTACAAGATTTGCATCAGTACAAAGACGCCCTTGAATGCATATGGGATGTTTAGCAATCCTCTCAGAGTGAGTAGCTCGAGAGAACTCCAACCATCAACCAATTCTTCAGTCTACTTTGGTCGAGAAACTTGTGGTATATTTCCGGAAACGCTGATGACTTTAGAGCAAAATGGATATCGTTACAGGGTGCCGTGTCGTGTGGTATGGGACGGGCGGTTTCTACACCGTTTCAACGTAGTTGCTGGTATGGTTAGCGGAAGTCACATTGGACGTAAATGTAGTAGACGTACCTGGGGAAGATGCCTTCCCTGTTGCCTATCCTGCCTGTCCACCAATCCGTCTCGTTGTCGGTCTTCTTCAGAATGGTGATGATTTCGCCCTTCTTAAAGCCAAGATCACCTGGCTGGTCCGCATCGAATGTGAACTTGGCAATGGCCTGGTCTGACTGTAGTGATGCCTTCTTCTGTCCAGTTGTCTGTCCAAATACGGGCTTGGGCGCTGTTGGCCGTCCGGGTTTGCGATCGCTGTATGAGTAGTCGTCGCCAAAGGTCTGGGAGCGGGTCCGTGTATCGATGCGGTCAAACGTCTCGTTAGGGTTCGCGCGTGTCGAGAAGGAGCGGTTGAGGCCGCCTGGTGCAGACGATGGCTGTCGGTCGTAGACATCGTCGGTCCACGC belongs to Pyrenophora tritici-repentis strain M4 chromosome 10, whole genome shotgun sequence and includes:
- a CDS encoding GalA, Alpha-galactosidase, whose amino-acid sequence is MTSTLLFVVPLVLQVAAKSTRSPTPPMGWNSYNTWNCQPTEDKIKTSANGLIELGFKDVGYDFVTIDCGWNLRERDAAGQLQWNTTRFPSGGKALGDYLHGLGLGFGLYSGAGYLQCGDDDLPASLGYEKIDAESIAGWGGDSLKYDNCYSTSNTTLVDSSSPESQSPARFQRMAEELDAVDRDIRYYVCQWGIGTDVGEWAAKIGNTWRISNDIYGKWRSIWRITNQVVPYFRHTTTGAFADMDMLIVGLNSLSEEEERFHFGMWAINKSPLIMGAALDPSRLKNSSVEIMLNKEIIAINQDSLAKQAQLIRRDTEGEWDIWMGELSGSRQVLGVANWRNDSQTVNVDLKSLGIASASARDVWAAKDAGTVSGSQTLNLAGHELRIWVLSDIVAATAPNAGAYYSAANATLSGSAQVVKCAAGSCLPTAYKVGNILNAGSAVIFANVSAETAGKKLLSVDFINYDYAFTTSWGLGDNIRNMTVAVNGNQAKRWAFPLSGGDWQESLGLHIEVDGFVKGSGNTVELRGFKNGTAPDLVGFAVLE
- a CDS encoding Amidase multi-domain protein; the encoded protein is MATPSWQEIATQKREATLAAIPAEWRLDKLPSIEKQVDVTEYVKQYFDKKELDITESSADVIAKKVAEGQWSAVEVTKAFCHRAAVGHQLLHCLHEIFFDAAIEDAKALDAYYAQHKKTIGPLHGVPVSLKDQFHVKGVETSMGYVGWIGTFEGKKGTGKEKVFESEMVKMLRNAGAVLYCKTSVPHTLMSGETVNNIIGYTLNPKNRHLTAGGSSGGEGALIGIRGSPIGLGTDIGGSIRIPAAFNGLYGLRPSTGRLPYEGMANSMDGQNTILSVPYSIKPPWYHDPFVHEIPWRPSHDAEIKTLKPLCFGVLRTDGVVNPTPPVRRAIEEVVAAVRAAGYKVIDWTPPSHRTLVDTGMNSWIYDGGSDVRSAFALSGEPMSPQVSFYASLTKEFTASEIAANNVALRRLKKEYMEYWNSTVQQTGTGRPVDAVITPLAPFPAARRERYKYYGYSSFVNVLDYTSVIVPVTRVDKGVDKKVEAGYQAIDEQDQMHQDDYC